From a single Kitasatospora sp. NBC_00458 genomic region:
- the groL gene encoding chaperonin GroEL (60 kDa chaperone family; promotes refolding of misfolded polypeptides especially under stressful conditions; forms two stacked rings of heptamers to form a barrel-shaped 14mer; ends can be capped by GroES; misfolded proteins enter the barrel where they are refolded when GroES binds), with translation MAKILQFNEDARRSLERGVNKLADTVKVTIGPKGRNVVIDKKFGAPTITNDGVTIAREVELDDPYENLGAQLVKEVATKTNDVAGDGTTTATVLAQALVNEGLRNVAAGAGPAALKKGIDKAVAAVSEHLLSIAREIEGKDDVAAVATLSAQDTQVGELIAEAIDKVGKDGVITVEESNTFGVELDFTEGMQFDKGYLSPYFVTDAERQEAVLEDPYILINQGKISSIQELLPLLEKVVQGGTSRPLLIIAEDVDGEALSTLLVNKIRGIFNAVAVKAPGFGDRRKAILGDLATLTGGTVISEEVGLKLDQAGLDVLGTARRVTITKDETTIVDGAGDSEAVAGRVAQIKGEIANTDSDWDREKLQERLAKLAGGVCVIRVGAATEVELKERKHRLEDAISATRAAVEEGIVAGGGASLVHAAKVLNDGLGLTGDEATGVAVVRKALHEPLRWIAQNAGLEGYVITSKVSELEPGQGYNAATGEYGDLIKAGVIDPVKVTRSALENAASIASLLLTTETLVVEKKEEEADAGHSHGGHGHSH, from the coding sequence ATGGCGAAGATCCTGCAGTTCAACGAGGACGCGCGCCGCTCGCTGGAGCGCGGTGTCAACAAGCTGGCCGACACCGTCAAGGTGACCATCGGCCCCAAGGGCCGCAACGTCGTCATCGACAAGAAGTTCGGTGCTCCGACCATCACCAACGACGGTGTCACCATCGCCCGTGAGGTCGAGCTCGACGACCCGTACGAGAACCTTGGCGCGCAGCTCGTCAAGGAGGTCGCCACCAAGACCAACGACGTCGCGGGTGACGGCACCACCACCGCCACCGTGCTGGCCCAGGCCCTGGTGAACGAGGGTCTGCGCAACGTCGCCGCCGGTGCCGGCCCGGCCGCCCTGAAGAAGGGCATCGACAAGGCCGTCGCCGCCGTCTCCGAGCACCTGCTGTCCATCGCCCGCGAGATCGAGGGCAAGGACGACGTCGCCGCCGTCGCGACCCTCTCCGCGCAGGACACCCAGGTCGGCGAGCTCATCGCCGAGGCGATCGACAAGGTCGGCAAGGACGGTGTCATCACCGTCGAGGAGTCGAACACCTTCGGCGTGGAGCTGGACTTCACCGAGGGCATGCAGTTCGACAAGGGCTACCTGTCGCCGTACTTCGTCACGGACGCGGAGCGCCAGGAGGCGGTCCTCGAAGACCCGTACATCCTGATCAACCAGGGCAAGATCTCCTCCATCCAGGAGCTCCTGCCGCTGCTGGAGAAGGTCGTGCAGGGCGGCACCTCCCGCCCGCTGCTGATCATCGCCGAGGACGTCGACGGCGAGGCGCTGTCCACCCTCCTGGTGAACAAGATCCGCGGCATCTTCAACGCCGTGGCCGTCAAGGCCCCGGGCTTCGGCGACCGCCGCAAGGCGATCCTGGGCGACCTGGCCACCCTGACCGGCGGCACCGTGATCTCCGAGGAGGTCGGCCTCAAGCTCGACCAGGCCGGTCTGGACGTGCTGGGCACCGCCCGCCGCGTGACCATCACCAAGGACGAGACCACCATCGTCGACGGTGCCGGTGACAGCGAGGCCGTGGCCGGCCGCGTCGCCCAGATCAAGGGCGAGATCGCCAACACGGACTCGGACTGGGACCGCGAGAAGCTGCAGGAGCGCCTGGCCAAGCTGGCCGGCGGCGTCTGCGTCATCCGCGTCGGTGCCGCCACCGAGGTGGAGCTGAAGGAGCGCAAGCACCGCCTGGAGGACGCCATCTCGGCGACCCGTGCCGCGGTCGAGGAGGGCATCGTCGCCGGTGGCGGCGCCTCGCTCGTCCACGCCGCCAAGGTGCTGAACGACGGCCTGGGCCTGACCGGCGACGAGGCGACCGGTGTCGCGGTCGTCCGCAAGGCGCTGCACGAGCCGCTGCGCTGGATCGCCCAGAACGCCGGCCTGGAGGGCTACGTCATCACCTCCAAGGTCTCCGAGCTGGAGCCGGGCCAGGGCTACAACGCCGCCACGGGCGAGTACGGCGACCTGATCAAGGCCGGCGTCATCGACCCGGTCAAGGTCACCCGTTCCGCCCTGGAGAACGCCGCCTCGATCGCCTCCCTGCTGCTCACCACCGAGACCCTCGTGGTGGAGAAGAAGGAGGAGGAGGCCGACGCCGGTCACTCGCACGGCGGCCACGGCCACTCCCACTGA
- the groES gene encoding co-chaperone GroES, with amino-acid sequence MTTSSKVAIKPLEDRIVVQPLDAETTTASGLVIPDTAKEKPQEGVVLAVGPGRFEDGQRLPLDVAVGDIVLYSKYGGTEVKYQGEEYLVLSARDVLAIIEK; translated from the coding sequence GTGACCACCAGCAGCAAGGTTGCCATCAAGCCGCTCGAGGACCGCATCGTGGTCCAGCCGCTCGACGCCGAGACCACCACGGCCTCCGGCCTGGTTATCCCGGACACCGCCAAGGAGAAGCCCCAGGAGGGCGTCGTCCTGGCCGTCGGCCCGGGCCGCTTCGAGGACGGCCAGCGTCTGCCGCTCGACGTCGCCGTCGGTGACATCGTCCTGTACTCGAAGTACGGCGGCACCGAGGTGAAGTACCAGGGCGAGGAGTACCTGGTTCTGTCGGCTCGCGACGTTCTCGCCATCATCGAGAAGTAA
- a CDS encoding class I SAM-dependent methyltransferase, translated as METDDLQPLLTDRGQALLAELREFAPEEELALATRLRREHPAELVSAAFGQARLRQRARAKFGEDADLMYFTPNGVEQSTRRSVAEWRAARFAGLGVRRLADLCCGIGGDVLALARAGIEVLAVDRDPAACAATAANAAALGLSDLVEVRCADVADVDVTGYDAVFTDPARRTARGRVFDPEAYAPPLSWAVEAGRRTPVGALKVAPGIPHEAVPADAEAEWVSDHGDVKEAVLWFGTRADRPHRATLLPQRASLTGGDLPDPPAGPVGRYLYEPDGAVIRAHLVAEVAGQVNGRLIDPKIAYVTSDDLVATPYAHAFELTDVLPFHIKKLKALLRERGVGTVVIKKRGMAVTPEELRRQLKPSGPNSVTVILSRTDNGPLMMLGQPVRAGDQGAGASM; from the coding sequence GTGGAGACCGACGACCTGCAGCCCCTGCTGACCGACCGGGGCCAGGCCCTGCTCGCCGAACTGCGCGAGTTCGCGCCGGAGGAGGAGCTGGCCCTGGCCACCCGGCTGCGCCGGGAGCACCCGGCCGAGCTGGTGTCCGCCGCCTTCGGGCAGGCCCGGCTCCGGCAGCGGGCCCGGGCCAAGTTCGGCGAGGACGCCGACCTCATGTACTTCACGCCCAACGGCGTCGAGCAGTCCACCCGGCGCAGCGTCGCCGAGTGGCGGGCCGCCCGCTTCGCCGGCCTCGGCGTGCGGCGGCTGGCCGACCTCTGCTGCGGGATCGGCGGCGACGTGCTGGCCCTGGCCCGGGCCGGGATCGAGGTGCTCGCCGTCGACAGGGACCCGGCCGCCTGCGCCGCCACCGCCGCCAACGCGGCCGCGCTGGGCCTGTCCGACCTGGTCGAGGTGCGCTGCGCGGACGTCGCCGACGTCGACGTCACCGGCTACGACGCGGTCTTCACCGACCCGGCCCGGCGCACCGCGCGCGGCCGGGTCTTCGACCCCGAGGCGTACGCCCCGCCGCTCTCCTGGGCGGTCGAGGCCGGCCGGCGCACCCCGGTCGGCGCGCTCAAGGTGGCACCGGGAATCCCGCACGAGGCGGTGCCAGCCGACGCCGAGGCCGAGTGGGTCTCCGACCACGGGGACGTCAAGGAGGCGGTGCTCTGGTTCGGCACCCGGGCCGACCGCCCGCACCGCGCCACGCTGCTCCCCCAGCGCGCCAGCCTGACCGGCGGCGACCTGCCCGACCCGCCGGCCGGCCCGGTCGGCCGGTACCTGTACGAGCCGGACGGCGCCGTGATCCGCGCCCACCTGGTCGCCGAGGTGGCCGGACAGGTGAACGGCCGGCTGATCGACCCGAAGATCGCCTACGTCACGTCGGACGACCTGGTCGCCACGCCGTACGCGCACGCCTTCGAGCTGACCGACGTGCTGCCGTTCCACATCAAGAAGCTCAAGGCGCTGCTGCGCGAGCGGGGCGTCGGCACGGTGGTGATCAAGAAGCGGGGGATGGCCGTCACGCCGGAGGAGCTGCGCCGCCAGCTGAAGCCGTCCGGCCCGAACTCCGTCACGGTCATCCTCAGCCGGACCGACAACGGGCCGCTGATGATGCTCGGGCAGCCGGTCCGGGCCGGGGATCAGGGCGCGGGCGCCTCGATGTAG
- a CDS encoding polysaccharide deacetylase family protein translates to MATRSLDGTGERGAVKRYGRVRTTAYAVGALALLAAAAGCGSGGTGGPPVASATTPAGPGTPAPAAAAPQQPAATTPAPVPVPAAGNAAAWAKWNLKPLPPAPPAPADKPVKLQRTGPVPVFSEVRTTDKVVFVTIDDGAEKDPKFVEMLTDLGVPVSMFLTRDIVKDDYGYFKRLQALGNHVHNHTVDHAQLSKVAPDKLRSEICDAQTALTRQYGTAPLLFRPPYGDGAGSAALNGAVQQCGPRAVVLWRESMQIHDMQYQAADGRLRPGDIVLAHFRGPKDLKGETMTQMFGEMLARIQEQGFAVARLEDYIEAPAP, encoded by the coding sequence ATGGCGACGAGATCGCTGGACGGGACCGGGGAGCGCGGCGCGGTGAAGAGGTACGGGCGGGTCAGGACGACGGCGTACGCGGTGGGGGCGCTGGCCCTGCTGGCGGCGGCCGCCGGGTGCGGCAGCGGGGGGACCGGCGGCCCGCCCGTCGCGTCCGCCACCACTCCGGCCGGACCCGGCACCCCCGCCCCGGCCGCCGCCGCGCCGCAGCAGCCCGCCGCGACGACGCCGGCCCCCGTGCCGGTGCCGGCCGCCGGGAACGCGGCCGCCTGGGCGAAGTGGAACCTCAAGCCGCTGCCGCCCGCGCCGCCCGCGCCCGCCGACAAGCCGGTGAAGCTCCAGCGGACCGGCCCGGTCCCGGTGTTCAGCGAGGTGCGGACCACCGACAAGGTCGTCTTCGTCACCATCGACGACGGCGCGGAGAAGGACCCGAAGTTCGTCGAGATGCTGACCGACCTCGGGGTGCCGGTCTCGATGTTCCTGACCCGCGACATCGTCAAGGACGACTACGGCTACTTCAAGCGGCTCCAGGCGCTCGGCAACCACGTCCACAACCACACCGTGGACCACGCCCAGCTGAGCAAGGTGGCGCCGGACAAGCTGCGCTCGGAGATCTGCGACGCCCAGACCGCCCTCACCCGGCAGTACGGCACCGCGCCGCTGCTCTTCCGTCCGCCGTACGGCGACGGCGCCGGCTCCGCGGCGCTCAACGGCGCGGTGCAGCAGTGCGGGCCGCGGGCGGTCGTGCTCTGGCGGGAGTCGATGCAGATTCACGACATGCAGTACCAGGCGGCGGACGGGAGGCTGCGGCCCGGTGACATCGTCCTCGCCCACTTCCGGGGGCCGAAGGACCTCAAGGGCGAGACGATGACGCAGATGTTCGGCGAGATGCTGGCCCGGATCCAGGAGCAGGGCTTCGCGGTGGCCCGGCTGGAGGACTACATCGAGGCGCCCGCGCCCTGA
- the tsaD gene encoding tRNA (adenosine(37)-N6)-threonylcarbamoyltransferase complex transferase subunit TsaD, producing MADEPLVLGIETSCDETGVGIVRGTTLLADAVASSVNDHARFGGVVPEIASRAHLEAMVPTIQRALDTAGVKASDLDGIAVTAGPGLAGALLVGVSAAKAYAWALDKPLYGVNHLASHICVDQLEHGRLPSPTMALLVSGGHSSLLLSEDITSDVRPLGATIDDAAGEAFDKVARVLGLGFPGGPVVDRTAREGDRKAIAFPRGLSGPKDPEYDFSFSGLKTAVARWVEAKRRAGEEVLVADVAASFQEAVTDVLTRKAVKACKDSGVGHLMIGGGVAANSRLREMAQQRCDKAGIRLRVPRPGLCTDNGAMVAALGAEMVWRNREPSSLDLSADSSLPVTETHVPGAAPVHGDVHGQAYEALTGQQG from the coding sequence ATGGCTGACGAACCGCTGGTCCTCGGTATCGAGACCTCCTGCGACGAGACCGGCGTCGGCATCGTGCGCGGCACCACGCTGCTCGCCGACGCGGTCGCCTCCAGCGTCAACGACCACGCCCGGTTCGGCGGCGTCGTCCCCGAGATCGCCAGCCGCGCGCACCTGGAGGCGATGGTCCCGACCATCCAGCGCGCCCTGGACACCGCCGGCGTCAAGGCGAGCGACCTGGACGGCATCGCCGTCACGGCCGGCCCGGGCCTGGCGGGCGCGCTGCTGGTCGGGGTGAGCGCCGCCAAGGCGTACGCGTGGGCGCTCGACAAGCCGCTGTACGGGGTCAACCACCTCGCCTCGCACATCTGCGTGGACCAGCTGGAGCACGGCCGGCTGCCGTCGCCGACGATGGCCCTGCTGGTCTCCGGCGGGCACTCCTCGCTGCTGCTCAGCGAGGACATCACCAGTGACGTCCGCCCGCTCGGGGCGACCATCGACGACGCGGCGGGCGAGGCCTTCGACAAGGTCGCCCGGGTGCTCGGGCTGGGCTTCCCCGGCGGTCCGGTGGTGGACCGCACCGCCCGTGAGGGCGACCGGAAGGCGATCGCCTTCCCGCGCGGCCTGAGCGGTCCCAAGGACCCGGAGTACGACTTCTCCTTCTCCGGCCTGAAGACCGCCGTCGCCCGCTGGGTGGAGGCGAAGCGCCGGGCCGGCGAGGAGGTGCTGGTCGCGGACGTCGCGGCGTCCTTCCAGGAGGCGGTCACCGACGTGCTGACCCGCAAGGCGGTCAAGGCCTGCAAGGACAGCGGCGTCGGGCACCTGATGATCGGCGGCGGGGTGGCGGCCAACTCGCGGCTGCGCGAGATGGCCCAGCAGCGCTGCGACAAGGCCGGCATCCGGCTCCGGGTGCCGCGTCCGGGCCTGTGCACCGACAACGGCGCGATGGTCGCCGCGCTCGGTGCCGAGATGGTCTGGCGGAACCGCGAGCCGTCCTCCCTCGACCTGTCGGCGGACTCCTCGCTGCCGGTGACCGAGACCCACGTGCCGGGTGCCGCGCCCGTGCACGGCGACGTCCACGGCCAGGCGTACGAGGCGCTGACCGGGCAGCAGGGGTGA
- the tsaB gene encoding tRNA (adenosine(37)-N6)-threonylcarbamoyltransferase complex dimerization subunit type 1 TsaB — protein MLLLAFDTATPAVTAAVHDGTAVLAQTDQVDARRHGELLLPAIDQVLRAAGVDKHRLTGIAVGVGPGPYTGLRVGLVTAAALGHALGIPVHGVCTLDAIAHQARAEGLSGEAFTVATDARRKEVYWASYDAGGRRTEGPAVDRPAELTPLPRAVGAGALLYPDAFPGAHGPEHVSAGALAGFAAAELAAGRELLPNAPLYLRRPDAQVPAGYKAVLPA, from the coding sequence GTGCTGCTGCTCGCGTTCGACACCGCTACCCCCGCCGTCACCGCCGCCGTCCACGACGGCACCGCGGTCCTCGCCCAGACCGACCAGGTCGACGCCAGGCGTCACGGCGAACTGCTGTTGCCCGCCATCGACCAGGTGCTGCGGGCGGCCGGTGTCGACAAGCACCGGCTGACCGGCATCGCCGTGGGCGTCGGCCCGGGCCCCTACACCGGCCTGCGGGTCGGTCTGGTGACCGCCGCCGCCCTGGGCCACGCGCTCGGGATCCCGGTGCACGGCGTCTGCACCCTGGACGCGATCGCCCACCAGGCCCGCGCCGAGGGGTTGTCCGGCGAGGCGTTCACGGTGGCCACCGACGCGCGCCGCAAGGAGGTCTACTGGGCCTCGTACGACGCCGGGGGCCGCCGGACCGAGGGCCCGGCGGTGGACCGCCCGGCCGAGCTGACGCCGCTGCCGCGGGCGGTCGGCGCCGGTGCGCTGCTCTACCCGGACGCCTTCCCCGGCGCGCACGGCCCCGAGCACGTCTCGGCCGGCGCGCTCGCCGGCTTCGCCGCCGCCGAGCTGGCCGCCGGACGCGAGCTGCTGCCCAACGCCCCGCTCTACCTGCGCCGCCCGGACGCCCAGGTGCCGGCCGGCTACAAGGCGGTGCTGCCGGCGTGA
- the tsaE gene encoding tRNA (adenosine(37)-N6)-threonylcarbamoyltransferase complex ATPase subunit type 1 TsaE encodes MGSHATLTVATPERMGRLGRELAALLRPGDLVLLSGELGAGKTTLTRGLGEGLGVRGAVTSPTFVIARVHPSLVGGPALVHVDAYRLGGDLDEMEDLDLDVSLPESVVVVEWGEGKVERLSEDRLEVRIERAIGAGAEGGDLDPRQVGLTGIGGRWDGVELSVLA; translated from the coding sequence ATGGGCTCGCACGCCACTCTCACCGTCGCCACCCCCGAGCGGATGGGCCGGCTCGGCCGGGAGCTGGCCGCGCTGCTGCGGCCGGGGGACCTGGTGCTGCTCTCCGGCGAGCTGGGTGCCGGGAAGACCACCCTGACCCGGGGGCTGGGGGAGGGGCTCGGGGTGCGCGGGGCGGTCACTTCGCCGACCTTCGTGATCGCCCGGGTGCATCCGTCGCTGGTCGGCGGACCCGCGCTGGTCCACGTGGACGCGTACCGGCTGGGCGGGGACCTGGACGAGATGGAGGACCTCGACCTGGACGTCTCGCTGCCCGAGTCGGTGGTCGTGGTCGAGTGGGGCGAGGGCAAGGTCGAGCGGCTCTCGGAGGACCGGCTGGAGGTCCGGATCGAGCGGGCGATCGGCGCCGGCGCGGAGGGGGGCGACCTGGACCCGCGCCAGGTGGGGCTGACCGGCATCGGCGGCCGCTGGGACGGTGTGGAGCTGTCCGTGCTGGCCTGA
- a CDS encoding LPXTG cell wall anchor domain-containing protein has translation MKLRRGLAIPAAALATASVIAAAPAALAAPATGTALAAAQAASEPQAPPVLAFKNFPVRVVAGAPAVAFSAEISNTSGRDMIIEPMIMFGSERSTLTAAQVKLQFQDIDTHAWRDATPSVVGTGLRAVTLDLGELLYLPNGESLTFQLKLSLTADAVADDAVARLSLFFDDPDEDPAEGPSSALGPKGNFVVIGAGQGTAGPSASPSATTGPSATATASPTATGSPTGTPSTTATATPSATATATPTTTATASPTATGTPTGTPSATATATATATGTASPTATPTGTPSATTTASASSSPSATASATVAPGATGTPTTGGTGTGTGTGSTGGAAQITLPDAAALQKVASNKPRPSAEAIAKAKAKAAARPSGGSNLATTGGGDDTTGIALIGGAVLAAGVGTLVVLRRRKGNASA, from the coding sequence ATGAAGCTCCGTCGCGGTCTCGCGATACCCGCCGCCGCCCTGGCCACGGCCTCCGTCATCGCGGCGGCCCCCGCCGCCCTGGCCGCGCCCGCGACCGGCACCGCCCTCGCCGCCGCGCAGGCCGCCTCCGAGCCGCAGGCGCCGCCGGTGCTGGCGTTCAAGAACTTCCCGGTCCGCGTCGTCGCGGGCGCCCCGGCCGTCGCCTTCAGCGCCGAGATCAGCAACACCTCCGGGCGCGACATGATCATCGAGCCGATGATCATGTTCGGTTCCGAGCGCAGCACGCTGACCGCCGCCCAGGTCAAGCTCCAGTTCCAGGACATCGACACCCACGCCTGGCGGGACGCCACCCCGTCGGTCGTCGGCACCGGCCTGCGCGCCGTGACGCTCGACCTCGGCGAGCTGCTCTACCTGCCGAACGGCGAGTCGCTCACCTTCCAGCTCAAGCTGTCGCTGACCGCCGACGCCGTCGCGGACGACGCCGTCGCCCGGCTGTCGTTGTTCTTCGACGACCCGGACGAGGACCCGGCGGAGGGGCCGAGCTCGGCCCTCGGCCCCAAGGGCAACTTCGTGGTCATCGGCGCCGGCCAGGGGACGGCCGGCCCGTCGGCCAGCCCGTCCGCGACCACCGGCCCGTCCGCGACCGCGACCGCCTCGCCGACCGCCACGGGCAGCCCGACCGGTACGCCGTCGACCACGGCCACCGCCACCCCGTCGGCCACCGCCACGGCCACGCCGACCACCACGGCCACGGCCTCGCCGACCGCCACCGGTACCCCGACCGGTACGCCGTCGGCCACGGCCACCGCCACGGCCACCGCCACGGGCACCGCCTCGCCGACCGCCACCCCGACCGGTACGCCGTCCGCCACCACGACGGCGTCCGCGTCCTCCTCGCCTTCGGCCACCGCCTCCGCCACCGTCGCGCCCGGCGCCACCGGCACCCCGACGACCGGCGGCACCGGCACCGGCACCGGCACCGGCAGCACGGGTGGCGCCGCGCAGATCACCCTCCCCGACGCCGCCGCCCTCCAGAAGGTGGCGTCGAACAAGCCGCGGCCCTCCGCCGAGGCGATCGCCAAGGCCAAGGCGAAGGCCGCCGCCCGCCCGTCCGGCGGCAGCAACCTGGCCACCACCGGTGGCGGCGACGACACCACCGGCATCGCGCTGATCGGCGGTGCCGTGCTGGCCGCCGGTGTCGGTACGCTCGTCGTGCTGCGCCGCCGCAAGGGCAACGCGAGCGCCTGA
- a CDS encoding alpha/beta fold hydrolase: protein MSGQPGSDPVTTVAKAAGKAVEAVADAASGANPGVSRAGLIGISVGVLAAGAAAGVAIERLTVGRAMRRRARAELDAKAPYGSLRGRPRTVAAADGTELYVELDGTGWPDEQQDERPGGPPVGGAEPLTVVFCHGYCLSQDSWHFQRAALRAGLRLVFWDQRSHGRSERSRSYLAGEPAGIDQLGGDLKAVIDAVAPTGPLVLVGHSMGGMTVMALADQHPELFRERVAGVGLIGTLAGNWDAVTLGLPAAGAKLFKKVAPGMVRLLGRQVDLVEATRRLGADVSAVFYRRFSFGGKDVDPGVVRFAEQLLDATPIDVVAEFYPVFAAHEKTEALGALRGVPTLVLTGTKDLLTPPGHGEVMAGQLPGAELVLVEDAGHLVMLERPDVVDRRLVNLLEQAAAYRGAAPLPASLRESVQEPSAKPVE from the coding sequence ATGAGTGGGCAGCCCGGCTCCGACCCGGTCACGACGGTGGCCAAGGCGGCCGGGAAGGCCGTCGAAGCGGTGGCGGACGCGGCGTCCGGCGCGAACCCCGGAGTGAGCCGGGCGGGCCTGATCGGCATCTCGGTCGGCGTGCTCGCCGCCGGCGCCGCGGCCGGCGTGGCGATCGAGCGGCTGACGGTCGGCCGGGCGATGCGCCGCCGGGCCCGCGCCGAACTGGACGCGAAGGCCCCGTACGGCTCGCTGCGCGGTCGCCCCCGCACGGTGGCCGCCGCCGACGGCACCGAGCTGTACGTGGAGCTGGACGGCACCGGCTGGCCGGATGAACAGCAGGATGAACGGCCGGGCGGCCCGCCGGTCGGCGGCGCGGAGCCGCTGACCGTGGTCTTCTGCCACGGTTACTGCCTCAGCCAGGACAGCTGGCACTTCCAGCGCGCCGCGCTCCGCGCCGGCCTGCGGCTGGTCTTCTGGGACCAGCGCAGCCACGGCCGTTCGGAGCGCTCCCGCTCCTACCTGGCGGGTGAGCCGGCCGGCATCGACCAGCTGGGCGGCGATCTGAAGGCCGTCATCGACGCCGTCGCACCCACCGGCCCGCTGGTCCTGGTCGGCCACTCGATGGGCGGCATGACGGTGATGGCGCTGGCCGACCAGCACCCGGAGCTGTTCCGCGAGCGGGTCGCCGGGGTCGGCCTGATCGGCACCCTGGCGGGGAACTGGGACGCCGTCACCCTCGGCCTGCCCGCGGCGGGCGCCAAGCTGTTCAAGAAGGTCGCGCCGGGCATGGTGCGGCTGCTCGGCCGTCAGGTCGACCTGGTCGAGGCGACCCGCCGGCTGGGGGCGGACGTCAGCGCCGTGTTCTACCGGCGGTTCTCCTTCGGGGGGAAGGACGTCGACCCGGGCGTGGTCCGGTTCGCCGAGCAGCTGCTCGACGCGACCCCGATCGACGTGGTGGCGGAGTTCTACCCGGTCTTCGCCGCGCACGAGAAGACCGAGGCACTGGGCGCCCTGCGCGGTGTCCCGACCCTGGTGCTGACCGGCACGAAGGACCTGTTGACCCCGCCGGGCCACGGCGAGGTGATGGCCGGGCAGCTGCCGGGCGCCGAGCTGGTCCTGGTCGAGGACGCCGGGCACCTGGTAATGCTGGAGCGCCCCGACGTCGTCGACCGCCGGCTGGTGAACCTGCTGGAGCAGGCCGCCGCCTACCGGGGGGCCGCCCCGCTCCCGGCCTCGTTGCGCGAGTCGGTCCAGGAGCCGTCCGCCAAGCCGGTCGAGTGA
- the alr gene encoding alanine racemase: MTTANTIATATLTDGARAEAIIDLAALRGNLDALRERIGGATVMAAVKADAYGHGALRCAREAVAAGVGWLGTATPEEALALRAAGIRPDQARVLCWLWTPGGPWREALLADIDISVSGRWALDELLAAVRTTGLPARVHLKADTGLGRNGCQPHDWPELVAAARRAELDGLLTVVGVWSHFAAADEPGHPSIQAQLDAYRAALVTAEAAGLRPEVRHLANSPATLLLPQSHFDMVRTGLAMYGLSPVPEVGSPADFGLRPVMSLTARLALVKHVPGGHGVSYGHHYTTPGPTTLGLVPVGYGDGVPRHASGIGPVQIDGKWRTVAGRVAMDQFVVDLGGDTPAVGDEVLLFGNGDRGEPTAEDWGRACGTISYEIVTRIGSRVPRRYVGGSDGELLG; encoded by the coding sequence ATGACAACTGCGAACACGATCGCTACGGCCACCCTCACCGACGGAGCGCGGGCCGAGGCGATCATCGATCTGGCCGCCCTGCGGGGCAACCTCGACGCGCTGCGCGAGCGCATCGGCGGCGCCACGGTGATGGCCGCGGTCAAGGCGGACGCCTACGGCCACGGCGCCCTGCGGTGTGCCCGGGAGGCGGTTGCCGCAGGTGTCGGCTGGCTGGGCACCGCGACGCCGGAGGAGGCGCTCGCCCTGCGTGCCGCGGGCATCCGCCCGGACCAGGCCCGCGTCCTCTGCTGGCTCTGGACCCCCGGCGGCCCCTGGCGGGAGGCGCTGCTCGCCGACATCGACATCTCGGTCAGCGGTCGGTGGGCGCTGGACGAGCTGCTCGCCGCCGTCCGCACCACCGGCCTCCCGGCCCGCGTGCACCTGAAGGCCGACACCGGTCTGGGCCGCAACGGCTGCCAGCCGCACGACTGGCCCGAGTTGGTCGCCGCCGCCCGCCGTGCCGAGCTGGACGGCCTGCTCACCGTGGTCGGCGTCTGGTCGCACTTCGCGGCCGCCGACGAACCGGGGCACCCGTCGATCCAGGCCCAGCTGGACGCCTACCGCGCCGCGCTGGTCACCGCCGAGGCGGCCGGCCTGCGCCCGGAGGTCCGCCACCTGGCCAATTCGCCGGCCACCCTGCTCCTGCCGCAGTCGCACTTCGACATGGTCCGTACCGGCCTGGCGATGTACGGGTTGTCGCCCGTTCCGGAGGTCGGTTCGCCGGCCGACTTCGGCCTGCGCCCGGTGATGTCGCTGACCGCCCGGCTGGCCCTGGTCAAGCACGTGCCCGGTGGGCACGGCGTCAGTTACGGCCACCACTACACCACCCCCGGCCCGACCACGCTGGGCCTCGTCCCGGTCGGTTACGGCGACGGGGTCCCCCGGCACGCGAGCGGCATCGGTCCGGTGCAGATCGACGGCAAGTGGCGGACGGTGGCAGGCCGGGTGGCGATGGACCAGTTCGTCGTCGACCTCGGCGGTGACACCCCGGCGGTCGGCGACGAGGTGCTCCTGTTCGGCAACGGTGACCGCGGCGAGCCGACCGCCGAGGACTGGGGCCGCGCCTGCGGCACCATCTCCTACGAGATCGTGACCCGGATCGGCTCCCGGGTGCCGCGCCGCTACGTCGGCGGTTCGGACGGGGAGCTGCTCGGATGA